One genomic segment of Carassius auratus strain Wakin unplaced genomic scaffold, ASM336829v1 scaf_tig00214968, whole genome shotgun sequence includes these proteins:
- the LOC113093343 gene encoding paired box protein Pax-1-like — protein sequence MQMDQTYGEVNQLGGVFVNGRPLPNAIRVRIVELAQLGIRPCDISRQLRVSHGCVSKILARYNETGSILPGAIGGSKPRVTTPNVVKSIRDYKQGDPGIFAWEIRDRLLADGVCDKYNVPSVSSISRILRNKIGNLSQPSQYDSKPSPPQISYNPVYPYSYPNAMSPTGSKLCSPPAVSVNLSRAWPSVHTVSNILGIRAFMDPAALAGTESYQPKMEDWTGVNRPSFPSVHGVTGIDKPPIESDIKYTQGSSNLSGYVPACAYSAANQYGVYGGHPGNYGHWQSQGAGLTHPHNGTMIQSPNLHKNPLREAVERKSPLSKQQQEGLSTIHGLSSES from the exons ATGCAAATGG ATCAGACGTACGGGGAGGTGAATCAGCTCGGCGGGGTGTTTGTGAACGGTCGGCCTCTTCCCAACGCAATCCGGGTCCGGATCGTCGAACTGGCGCAGCTCGGGATCAGGCCTTGCGACATAAGTCGACAGCTCCGGGTCTCTCATGGCTGTGTGAGCAAGATTCTGGCCAGATACAACGAGACCGGCTCCATTTTACCCGGTGCTATCGGTGGGAGTAAACCCCGGGTCACGACGCCAAACGTGGTGAAGAGCATAAGGGATTACAAACAGGGCGATCCTGGAATATTCGCTTGGGAAATACGCGACAGACTGCTGGCCGACGGAGTGTGTGACAAATATAATGTTCCGTCGGTGAGCTCCATCAGTCGCATTCTAAGAAACAAGATTGGGAACCTGTCTCAGCCGAGTCAGTACGACAGCAAACCCTCTCCTCCGCAGATCTCCTATAATCCCGTGTATCCGTACTCCTACCCGAACGCCATGTCCCCGACTGGCTCCAAACTGTGCAGTCCTCCGGCTGTGTCTGTCAACCTGTCCCGGGCCTGGCCCTCCGTTCACACCGTCAGCAACATATTAGGAATAAGAGCTTTTATGGACCCCGCAG CTCTTGCCGGAACAGAAAGTTACCAGCCGAAAATGGAGGACTGGACGGGCGTTAACAGACCTTCATTTCCTTCCGTTCACGGAGTCACCGGGATCGACAAACCTCCAATAGAAAGTGACATCAAGTACACACAG GGTTCATCAAATTTATCGGGATATGTTCCTGCATGCGCGTACTCCGCCGCTAATCAGTACGGTGTTTACGGTGGACATCCGGGTAACTACGGGCACTGGCAGTCTCAGGGCGCGGGTCTCACCCATCCGCACAACGGGACCATGATACAGAGCCCGAACCTGCACAAAAACCCGCTCCGAGAAG CTGTAGAAAGAAAGAGTCCTCTGAGCAAACAGCAGCAAGAGGGTCTGAGCACCATTCATGGACTCTCATCAGAGTCATAA
- the LOC113093344 gene encoding homeobox protein Nkx-2.2-like isoform X1, with amino-acid sequence MCVCCPIHLRNQLTTTLLEKFHSHGILVWKMSLKNSRSGFSVRDILDLPDTNDEGSATEDTEDEADEGLSGNQQRASSGDALWVGSPCGHKSVPSASPEDLTPELSTDESADRDRESSEDAGRKRKRRILFSKTQTFELERCFRQQRYLSATEREHLAKILHLTPTQVKIWFQNHRYKVKRARTEKGMDPYLLSPRRVSVPVLLRDGRVCHVLSPPDITAFNMKQFPQFQPSHNICPRIMTRLPSVSHLGHIQPWS; translated from the exons atgtgtgtgtgctgtccaATCCATCTTCGTAACCAACTTACCACAACGCTTTTGGAGAAATTCCACTCTCACGGTATATTGGTTTGGAAAATGTCCCTAAAGAATTCCAGGTCAGGATTTTCTGTCCGCGATATTTTAGACCTCCCGGACACGAACGATGAGGGGTCGGCCACTGAAGACACTGAGGATGAGGCGGATGAAGGGCTTTCTGGAAATCAGCAGCGCGCGTCCTCCGGGGATGCGCTTTGGGTCGGATCTCCATGTGGCCACAAAT CAGTGCCATCAGCATCTCCAGAGGATTTAACTCCAGAACTGTCCACGGATGAGTCTGCTGATCGGGACAGAGAGAGTTCAGAGGACGCGGGGAGAAAGCGCAAAAGGAGGATCCTGTTTTCAAAGACTCAAACCTTTGAATTGGAGAGGTGCTTCAGGCAACAGAGATACTTATCCGCGACTGAGAGAGAACATCTAGCTAAGATCTTACATTTGACTCCAACGCAAGTGAAGATTTGGTTCCAGAACCATCGGTACAAAGTGAAACGAGCCCGGACTGAGAAAGGAATGGACCCGTATCTACTGTCTCCGCGCAGGGTTTCTGTTCCCGTTCTGCTGCGGGACGGAAGAGTGTGTCATGTTCTCAGTCCACCGGACATCACTGCCTTTAATATGAAGCAGTTCCCTCAATTTCAACCCAGTCATAACATCTGCCCCAGGATCATGACACGTCTGCCATCTGTCAGTCATCTGGGCCACATCCAGCCTTGGTCCTGA
- the LOC113093344 gene encoding homeobox protein Nkx-2.2a-like isoform X2 yields the protein MCVCCPIHLRNQLTTTLLEKFHSHGILVWKMSLKNSRSGFSVRDILDLPDTNDEGSATEDTEDEADEGLSGNQQRASSGDALWVGSPCGHKLPSASPEDLTPELSTDESADRDRESSEDAGRKRKRRILFSKTQTFELERCFRQQRYLSATEREHLAKILHLTPTQVKIWFQNHRYKVKRARTEKGMDPYLLSPRRVSVPVLLRDGRVCHVLSPPDITAFNMKQFPQFQPSHNICPRIMTRLPSVSHLGHIQPWS from the exons atgtgtgtgtgctgtccaATCCATCTTCGTAACCAACTTACCACAACGCTTTTGGAGAAATTCCACTCTCACGGTATATTGGTTTGGAAAATGTCCCTAAAGAATTCCAGGTCAGGATTTTCTGTCCGCGATATTTTAGACCTCCCGGACACGAACGATGAGGGGTCGGCCACTGAAGACACTGAGGATGAGGCGGATGAAGGGCTTTCTGGAAATCAGCAGCGCGCGTCCTCCGGGGATGCGCTTTGGGTCGGATCTCCATGTGGCCACAAAT TGCCATCAGCATCTCCAGAGGATTTAACTCCAGAACTGTCCACGGATGAGTCTGCTGATCGGGACAGAGAGAGTTCAGAGGACGCGGGGAGAAAGCGCAAAAGGAGGATCCTGTTTTCAAAGACTCAAACCTTTGAATTGGAGAGGTGCTTCAGGCAACAGAGATACTTATCCGCGACTGAGAGAGAACATCTAGCTAAGATCTTACATTTGACTCCAACGCAAGTGAAGATTTGGTTCCAGAACCATCGGTACAAAGTGAAACGAGCCCGGACTGAGAAAGGAATGGACCCGTATCTACTGTCTCCGCGCAGGGTTTCTGTTCCCGTTCTGCTGCGGGACGGAAGAGTGTGTCATGTTCTCAGTCCACCGGACATCACTGCCTTTAATATGAAGCAGTTCCCTCAATTTCAACCCAGTCATAACATCTGCCCCAGGATCATGACACGTCTGCCATCTGTCAGTCATCTGGGCCACATCCAGCCTTGGTCCTGA